A genome region from Mugil cephalus isolate CIBA_MC_2020 chromosome 13, CIBA_Mcephalus_1.1, whole genome shotgun sequence includes the following:
- the ppm1ba gene encoding protein phosphatase 1B isoform X2 has protein sequence MGAFLDKPKTEKHNSHGEGNGLRYGLSSMQGWRVEMEDAHTAVLGLPAPGMNDWSFFAVYDGHAGSRVANYCSKHLLEHIITASMGAGVPQGSLSGSDGSTSDPPAPIPPSVEAVKTGIRTGFLRIDEHMRSFSDLRNGMDRSGSTAVGILLSPDHFFFINCGDSRAVLYRNSQVCFSTLDHKPCNPRERERIQNAGGSVMIQRVNGSLAVSRALGDYDYKCVDGKGPTEQLVSPEPEVGVMVRAPEQDQFVILACDGIWDVMSNEELCEFVKSRLEVCDDLERVCNEVVDTCLHKGSRDNMSVVLVCLPNAPKVSEEAVRKEAEFNKYLETRVEEMLSRPGEEGFPDLVTVMRNLSTDNGMPALPPGGGLASKRSVIEAVYNRLNPYREEDGPSCFI, from the exons ATGGGTGCGTTCCTGGACAAACCCAAAACGGAGAAGCACAACTCGCACGGAGAAGGCAACGGCCTGCGCTACGGGCTGAGCTCCATGCAGGGCTGGCgggtggagatggaggatgCTCACACAGCCGTGTTGGGGCTCCCTGCTCCTGGTATGAATGACTGGTCCTTTTTCGCCGTGTACGACGGCCACGCCGGCTCTAGGGTTGCCAACTACTGCTCTAAGCATCTTCTGGAACACATAATCACTGCTAGCATGGGGGCCGGAGTTCCGCAAGGCTCCCTCTCTGGATCAGACGGCTCCACCAGCGATCCTCCAGCACCGATTCCTCCTTCGGTGGAGGCGGTGAAAACCGGGATCCGGACAGGCTTCCTGAGGATCGACGAGCACATGCGCAGCTTCTCCGACCTGCGGAACGGAATGGACCGTAGCGGCTCCACGGCCGTGGGAATCCTTCTGTCGCCCGATCATTTCTTCTTTATCAACTGCGGGGACTCCCGGGCCGTCCTGTACCGCAATTCGCAGGTGTGCTTCTCCACGCTCGACCACAAGCCCTGCAACCCACGCGAGCGGGAGCGCATCCAGAACGCCGGCGGCTCTGTGATGATTCAGAGGGTTAACGGCTCGCTGGCTGTGTCCAGGGCCTTGGGGGACTACGATTACAAATGCGTGGACGGCAAGGGCCCCACGGAGCAGCTGGTCAGCCCCGAACCGGAGGTGGGCGTGATGGTTCGGGCGCCGGAACAAGACCAGTTCGTGATCCTGGCGTGCGACGGCATCTGGGATGTCATGTCCAACGAGGAGTTGTGCGAGTTCGTGAAGTCCAGGCTGGAGGTGTGCGACGACCTGGAGAGAGTCTGCAATGAAGTGGTGGACACCTGCCTGCACAAG GGGAGTCGGGATAACATGAGcgttgtgttggtgtgtttgccCAACGCTCCCAAAGTGTCAGAGGAAGCTGTGAGGAAAGAAGCTGAGTTCAACAAATACCTGGAGACCCGAGTGGAAG AGATGCTGTCTCGGCCAGGGGAGGAGGGGTTTCCTGACCTGGTAACGGTGATGAGGAATCTGTCCACTGACAACGGCATGCCCGCTTTGCCACCAGGGGGTGGTCTTGCCAGCAA ACGCAGTGTTATCGAAGCAGTATACAACCGTCTGAACCCCTACAGGGAGGAAGATGGA CCCTCCTGTTTCATTTG A
- the ppm1ba gene encoding protein phosphatase 1B isoform X1, with amino-acid sequence MGAFLDKPKTEKHNSHGEGNGLRYGLSSMQGWRVEMEDAHTAVLGLPAPGMNDWSFFAVYDGHAGSRVANYCSKHLLEHIITASMGAGVPQGSLSGSDGSTSDPPAPIPPSVEAVKTGIRTGFLRIDEHMRSFSDLRNGMDRSGSTAVGILLSPDHFFFINCGDSRAVLYRNSQVCFSTLDHKPCNPRERERIQNAGGSVMIQRVNGSLAVSRALGDYDYKCVDGKGPTEQLVSPEPEVGVMVRAPEQDQFVILACDGIWDVMSNEELCEFVKSRLEVCDDLERVCNEVVDTCLHKGSRDNMSVVLVCLPNAPKVSEEAVRKEAEFNKYLETRVEEMLSRPGEEGFPDLVTVMRNLSTDNGMPALPPGGGLASKRSVIEAVYNRLNPYREEDGSGAELEYHW; translated from the exons ATGGGTGCGTTCCTGGACAAACCCAAAACGGAGAAGCACAACTCGCACGGAGAAGGCAACGGCCTGCGCTACGGGCTGAGCTCCATGCAGGGCTGGCgggtggagatggaggatgCTCACACAGCCGTGTTGGGGCTCCCTGCTCCTGGTATGAATGACTGGTCCTTTTTCGCCGTGTACGACGGCCACGCCGGCTCTAGGGTTGCCAACTACTGCTCTAAGCATCTTCTGGAACACATAATCACTGCTAGCATGGGGGCCGGAGTTCCGCAAGGCTCCCTCTCTGGATCAGACGGCTCCACCAGCGATCCTCCAGCACCGATTCCTCCTTCGGTGGAGGCGGTGAAAACCGGGATCCGGACAGGCTTCCTGAGGATCGACGAGCACATGCGCAGCTTCTCCGACCTGCGGAACGGAATGGACCGTAGCGGCTCCACGGCCGTGGGAATCCTTCTGTCGCCCGATCATTTCTTCTTTATCAACTGCGGGGACTCCCGGGCCGTCCTGTACCGCAATTCGCAGGTGTGCTTCTCCACGCTCGACCACAAGCCCTGCAACCCACGCGAGCGGGAGCGCATCCAGAACGCCGGCGGCTCTGTGATGATTCAGAGGGTTAACGGCTCGCTGGCTGTGTCCAGGGCCTTGGGGGACTACGATTACAAATGCGTGGACGGCAAGGGCCCCACGGAGCAGCTGGTCAGCCCCGAACCGGAGGTGGGCGTGATGGTTCGGGCGCCGGAACAAGACCAGTTCGTGATCCTGGCGTGCGACGGCATCTGGGATGTCATGTCCAACGAGGAGTTGTGCGAGTTCGTGAAGTCCAGGCTGGAGGTGTGCGACGACCTGGAGAGAGTCTGCAATGAAGTGGTGGACACCTGCCTGCACAAG GGGAGTCGGGATAACATGAGcgttgtgttggtgtgtttgccCAACGCTCCCAAAGTGTCAGAGGAAGCTGTGAGGAAAGAAGCTGAGTTCAACAAATACCTGGAGACCCGAGTGGAAG AGATGCTGTCTCGGCCAGGGGAGGAGGGGTTTCCTGACCTGGTAACGGTGATGAGGAATCTGTCCACTGACAACGGCATGCCCGCTTTGCCACCAGGGGGTGGTCTTGCCAGCAA ACGCAGTGTTATCGAAGCAGTATACAACCGTCTGAACCCCTACAGGGAGGAAGATGGA AGCGGAGCGGAGTTGGAGTACCACTGGTAG
- the slc3a1 gene encoding neutral and basic amino acid transport protein rBAT, producing MSFKKDSSDMELGTRNPVFQDEDGAGSSADTVDNRSTADTVSTGASEKRDSAAVKLDPADQYTQIKPYAGMPKEVLLLYSSRARYRVVREILFWLTVCCTLALVAITITVIALSPRCLSWWQVSPVYQIYPRSFKDSNGDGVGDLNGIREQLDHFQYLNIKSVWISPFYRSPMKDFGYDVEDFRDIDPLFGTMQDFEDLLAEMHSNGLKLIMDFIPNHTSDRHRWFNLSRARDPQYQDYYVWTDCTETGPKPNNWVSIFGNSSWTYDKVRGQCYLHQFLKEQPDLNFRNPQVRQEMIDIIHFWLEKGVDGFRMDAVKHILEAAHLRDEPQVDPNKPPEQVTTEWDLYHDYTTSQLGLHDMLREYRAELDIYSREPGRYRFMVTESYDYHEVDKTMMYYGTPLIKESDFPFNFYLLDLPHNTSGVWVKHLVHLWMGNMPRGQWANWVVGNHDRPRISSSAGRIYVRAINMLLLTLPGTPTTYYGEEIGMENINITASQVQDPAGRYNVSNSRDPERSPMQWSADMNAGFNNKTNVTWLPVHPDYRSVNVEVQKDDENSVLSQYRFLNSLRQSELPLHRGWFCYVHADSSVFAYLRELDGLKQAFLMVLNFGKQSATTDLSSIPELPDQLEVLMSTNHVNNGKVFPKSRIQTEAGEGLVIQYYTHTRFHPNHPEECYVAEKACYLESIGILYKC from the exons ATGAGTTTCAAAAAAGACTCCAGCGACATGGAGCTGGGCACCAGAAACCCGGTGTTTCAGGATGAGGACGGCGCCGGCTCATCGGCGGACACGGTCGACAATCGCTCCACGGCGGACACGGTCAGCACCGGCGCCTCGGAGAAGCGCGACTCCGCGGCTGTGAAGCTGGACCCGGCGGACCAGTACACGCAGATCAAGCCGTACGCCGGGATGCCCAaggaggtgctgctgctgtactCGTCTCGGGCTCGGTACCGAGTGGTCCGAGAGATCCTGTTCTGGCTGACGGTGTGCTGCACCCTGGCTCTGGTGGCGATCACCATCACGGTGATAGCGCTTTCTCCGCGCTGCCTGAGCTGGTGGCAGGTCTCCCCGGTCTACCAGATCTACCCCCGGTCCTTCAAGGACTCCAACGGGGACGGGGTCGGAGACCTCAATG GAATTCGGGAGCAGCTGGATCACTTCCAGTACCTGAACATCAAGTCGGTGTGGATCAGCCCTTTCTACCGCTCTCCCATGAAGGACTTTGGCTACGATGTGGAGGATTTCCGGGACATCGACCCACTCTTTGGGACCATGCAGGACTTTGAAGACCTCTTGGCCGAGATGCACAGCAACG GTTTGAAGCTGATCATGGACTTCATTCCTAATCATACCAGTGACAGACACCGCTGGTTCAACTTGAGCCGGGCTAGAGATCCTCAATATCAGGATTACTACGTCTGGACTGACTGCACTGAAACTGGTCCGAAGCCTAATAACTGG GTCAGTATATTTGGGAACTCGTCATGGACTTATGATAAAGTTAGAGGGCAATGCTACCTGCACCAGTTCCTCAAGGAGCAACCAGACCTGAACTTCAGAAACCCGCAAGTCCGCCAGGAGATGATT GATATTATTCATTTCTGGTTGGAGAAGGGTGTGGATGGGTTCCGTATGGATGCAGTGAAGCACATCCTGGAAGCTGCACACCTGAGGGACGAACCTCAGGTGGATCCAAACAAACCACCC GAGCAAGTAACTACAGAGTGGGACCTCTACCATGACTACACCACCAGTCAGCTGGGACTGCATGACATGCTGAGGGAATACAGGGCTGAGCTGGACATCTACAGCCGTGAGCCTGGCAGATACAG GTTCATGGTGACAGAGTCGTACGACTACCACGAGGTGGACAAGACCATGATGTACTATGGCACCCCGCTGATTAAAGAAAGCGACTTCCCCTTCAACTTCTATCTGCTGGACTTACCTCACAACACTAGTGGTGTGTGGGTCAAACATCTGGTCCACCTCTGGATGGGCAACATGCCCCGAGGACAATGGGCCAACTGGGTG GTTGGGAACCACGACAGGCCCCGCATTTCCTCCAGTGCTGGTCGGATCTATGTTCGTGCCatcaacatgctgctgctgaccCTTCCGGGCACGCCCACCACCTACTATGGCGAGGAGATCGGCATGGAGAACATTAACATCACAGCCAGTCAGGTTCAGGACCCTGCTGGCAGATACAATGTA AGTAACAGTCGGGATCCTGAGCGGTCTCCAATGCAGTGGAGCGCTGACATGAACGCAGGcttcaacaataaaaccaatgtCACGTGGCTACCCGTGCACCCCGATTACAGAAGCGTCAATGTGGAG GTCCAGAAGGATGATGAGAACTCTGTCCTGTCTCAGTACCGTTTCCTGAACAGTCTTCGTCAGTCTGAGCTCCCCCTCCACCGTGGATGGTTCTGCTACGTCCATGCTGACTCCAGCGTCTTCGCTTACCTCAGAGAGCTTGATGGTCTTAAGCAAGCATTCCTAATGGTGCTTAACTTTGGTAAACAGTCTGCCACCACAGATCTCTCCTCTATTCCTGAGCTACCAGATCAGCTGGAGGTGCTGATGAGCACTAACCACGTCAACAATGGCAAGGTGTTTCCAAAGTCTCGTATCCAAACAGAAGCAGGAGAGGGTCTGGTGATTCAGTACTACACCCACACCCGGTTCCATCCCAACCATCCAGAAGAATGCTATGTTGCTGAAAAGGCCTGCTATTTGGAGAGCATAGGCATACTTTATAAATGCTGA
- the prepl gene encoding prolyl endopeptidase-like, producing the protein MLIMATVLTLLCSSARFLTPCRLQFWELTVCKRITWLSLSAQRCYTSDISSVDHLNSGLKRYRDLQRYFSRRLKKVYSRFSNIPDHSVVCGHHHVYFTEADGIYRMHKSELKPEQVLNLGQVPGEEEKTGLENEARTQRFGWTVQRIRLSPKEKHLAATLKCSHREELRCVIVRLGKTDFLPHKILTLEKVLSFEWATDEVLFYTTLEDLRSSSVFRLDLTSSECKITSVYEETQPDVFVEVALSTDRQILTINCNSRTSSELLLSDLTTSHLEPFVVQPRQPDLLYHVEHWRRQLIILTNTGPGQEYQVMQAPLSDPSMVSWVSLFTPDIGTTVKDMDVIGDHCVLVARMPVSELVLIVFPLINPKDAYIVELPSWACAIETKKPGLADQQNVLELLISSPVHPPVPYCLHLEKRLLLSGTGDESSPENQANFTTTRLEARSQDDTLVPVTLFHAVPVEGLRKAPLLVHVYGAYGRDLNMEFCPEKRLLLEQGWALAYCHIRGGGEQGLSWQRQGRVEGKHTGVKDLQACLHHLFSLGVSCPSLTALTACSAGAVPVGALCNRQPQLMRAITLQAPFLDVLGTMENPNLPLTLEDRDEWGDPLGNPKHRHVISSYCPLHNITPQHYPSMLLTAYSGDARVPLAGVLKYTQQLKKAIHTHFSRKSQSEHETAPNIVLNIQPGANHLGPEDFELMLEEKALELAFLYTELGLDPPQPPHKRRKGRQS; encoded by the exons ATGCTCATAATGGCGACTGTTTTGACTTTGCTGTGTTCATCTGCCCGTTTCCTTACACCGTGTCGGTTACAGTTCTGGGAGCTCACAGTTTGCAAACGGATAACATGGCTTTCCCTATCCGCCCAACGTTGTTACACGTCG gacATCTCATCAGTTGATCATCTCAACTCTGGGCTTAAGAGGTACAGGGACTTACAGAGGTATTTCAGCAGGAGGCTGAAGAAAGTGTACAGCAGGTTCTCCAATATACCTGATCATTCAGTG GTCTGTGGACATCATCATGTGTATTTCACTGAGGCTGATGGCATCTACAGAATGCACAAGA GTGAGCTGAAACCAGAGCAGGTGTTAAATCTGGGACAGGTgccaggagaggaggagaagacgggACTTGAGAATGAAGCAAGGACTCAGAGGTTTGGGTGGACAGTCCAGAGAATACGTCTGTCCCCAAAGGAAAAGCATCTTGCTGCCACTCTGAAATGTAGTCACAGAGAAGAGCTGAG GTGTGTGATTGTGAGGCTTGGAAAGACGGATTTCCTTCCACACAAGATACTCACACTGGAGAAAGTCCTCAGCTTTG AGTGGGCGACAGATGAAGTCCTGTTTTACACAACTCTGGAGGATCTCCGTTCTAGCTCAGTGTTTCGTCTCGACCTGACCTCTAGTGAATGCAAGATAACCTCTGTGTACGAGGAAACACAGCCTGA tgtgtttgtggaggttGCCCTGTCCACAGACCGACAGATTCTGACCATCAACTGCAACAGCAGGACCAGCTCAGAGCTGCTGCTTAGTGACCTAACGACGTCTCATTTAGAGCCTTTTGTGGTTCAGCCTCGCCAACCGGACCTCCTTTACCACGTGGAGCACTGGAGAAGGCAGCTTATTATTTTGACCAATACAGGGCCTGGGCAAGAATATCAG GTGATGCAGGCCCCTCTCTCGGATCCATCAATGGTTTCCTGGGTGTCTTTGTTTACCCCTGACATCGGTACTACAGTCAAAGACATGGATGTGATAGGAGACCATTGTGTGTTGGTTGCAAGAATGCCAGTCAGTGAACTTGTCTTGATTGTGTTCCCACTGATCAATCCCAAGGATGCATACATTGTAGAG CTCCCGTCCTGGGCTTGTGCCATCGAAACCAAGAAACCAGGCTTGGCAGACCAACAAAATGTGTTAGAACTCCTGATCTCATCTCCAGTCCACCCACCGGTGCCGTACTGTCTGCACCTCGAGAAAAGGCTGCTTTTATCAGGCACTGGAGATGAGTCATCCCCAGAGAATCAAGCCAATTTTACCACCACGCGCCTGGAGGCCCGGAGCCAA GATGATACCTTGGTGCCAGTGACACTGTTTCATGCAGTACCAGTGGAGGGTCTGAGAAAGGCGCCACTGCTGGTCCATGTCTACGGAGCTTATGGCAGAGATCTCAACATGGAGTTCTGCCCAGAGAAAAGACTGCTGTTGGAGCAAGGCTGGGCTCTGGCCTACTGCCATATCAG AGGGGGAGGAGAACAAGGCCTTTCTTGGCAAAGACAAGGCCGCGTGGAAGGGAAGCACACAGGAGTGAAGGACCTCCAAGCCTGTCTTCATCACCTTTTCTCTTTAGGTGTGTCCTGTCCTTCACTCACTGCCCTTACAGCGTGTAGTGCTGGAGCAGTGCCAGTGGGAGCACTGTGTAACAGACAGCCACAGCTGATGCGGGCTATCACATTGCAG GCTCCTTTCCTGGATGTGTTAGGAACTATGGAGAACCCTAACCTACCTCTAACTTTGGAGGATAGAGATGAATGGGGGGACCCTTTAGGAAACCCAAAACACAGACACGTCATCTCCTCCTACTGCCCCCTTCACAACATTACTCCTCAG CACTACCCATCGATGCTGCTGACAGCCTACAGCGGTGATGCCAGGGTTCCTCTGGCAGGTGTCCTCAAATACACCCAGCAGCTCAAGAAAGCCATTCATACACACTTCAGTAGGAAGTCCCAGTCAG AACATGAAACAGCACCAAACATAGTGTTGAATATCCAGCCTGGAGCAAATCACCTTGGACCAGAAGACTTTGAGCTGAtgctggaggag AAAGCCCTCGAGCTAGCCTTTCTATACACGGAGCTGGGCCTGGACCCTCCTCAGCCTCCAcacaagaggaggaagggaaggcaAAGCTGA